The sequence below is a genomic window from Coffea arabica cultivar ET-39 chromosome 4c, Coffea Arabica ET-39 HiFi, whole genome shotgun sequence.
TGTGCATTTAAAGACCGGAGTACATCAAATAATTCTGGATTTAACCTGATATTCCTTGTTGCTGCAGCCGGAGCCCGAGTTTCGACCGCCAATGTCAGAAGTGGTTCAAGCACTGGTGAGGTTAGTGCAACGTGCAAACATGAGCAGGAGAACGCTTGGGAATGATCAGGGTTCCTCTGTACGATCAAATAACTCTGATGATCAAGACCAGTAGACAAATATGAAGCAACTGTTGgagagtttcttttttttttttgactaagaTACTTTGTGATTTCCTTCCCAGTTCTTTGGCTTTTGGGAAATCACCCACCCGTGGCTGTGATGATCTACACCTTTAGTTTTAGGTTCTTCTTGGTTGCGATCTAAGCTTTCTGTTGTCCATACAAAAGGATTCTTTTCGAGTCTTTTCCTGGCCTTTTCATCAATGTATTCAAATAGGAAACAACTGCCACGTGTCTGCCGCCGCAAATGGTTTGTCATTTCCCTCGTATGTATGTAATATAATATTGTAATGTATTTCCCAACCTTGAATTAAATGGATAAGACAAACTCATTCCATAAATATCTCTAAGTATTGAAAATGCGAACATCTGCTTTATTGTTTTTACCTATGTGAAATGTTCAcaattttcttgaaacttcatTATTGTTTCTTTGTTCATCCctgttggctttttttttttttttgggccctTAAGAATAATCTTTATCAGATCTAAAATGTATTAAGCCCTCCTCCCACCCACCGCAAGAGAGTGcttgattttcattttgccCTATTTAAACTTTGCTTCGTGCTATTTATGGCTTGAATCTGTAAATATAAAGCCATGCTGCGAAATCCAAGCCCAAATTGAACCGGTTGAACTGTCGATGGCCTTTTTTCCAATCaagatttgattaaaaaatcAGTTAGTATCAATTTATATTTAAATGAGTTGAACCGTACGGTTTTATAAGAACTGGTCGGTTCAATAGCCAACTTTAATTAATCtaacaattttgaatttgatcaACCAATCTCATTAATTAGACAATAACAATGATTGCCTTGCTCTActcatttttctctcttctccatAACTACATATTAACTCTTATTTAACATTTATGACTTATAATTGActatattgttttttttttaaatcttaaatgcatttcatttgtttgttaatgcctttttaaatgtttcaatttttaTCATATAAACTAGTACTCATAtaatttaggaaaattaaaaatatatgaaATAATACTATTCAAAATCCTTCAACTTATAAAAGCAATTTTTGAGTCTCAGACAAATAATGCTGCTTAGAATAATACAATGAGAATTGAAGCGATTACATTTAAGAATATGACTTGAGTTTCTACGAacatttgttttttcttttttggatgtttaatatttattaataatatttataACACCACAGATTAATGACGATCGCCCAACAGCGAACCAACGACCCTTGATCCATTCATTTTTCTGGGTCAATGATCGGAACCTATAATTTGGGTTTCACAATTTCAAGCTAAAACTCACACAAGGATCATATTACACACACACAAACCCCCGATTTAATTCACAAGCCGTATTTAACTGACACCAACACCGGCAGGGTACAGCAAATACGTTTTTAATACTCGAAATCCCTACGGCTATATCTTTCACAATAGCTACAAATTTAGCTCAAACCACCTCTGATTCCTTTTCTCCCCACCAATTTCAGGCCAGGAAAGCAACTCGgccagaggaaaaaaaaaaagaagcagttTTATAAGAAATGACTCGAACCCCATAACCCATTCAAGCAAAAAATAGGACCAACCAAATCCATCATTACTGAAAATGTATCACAAAAAGACAACTGGTGACCATGTATAAATGGAAGGATTTCTTGGTGATTTAGCTGTTACAAGAGAAGCAGTTTGAAGTACCAATACAAATAACCATAAAACGGCAGATCAATTAAACTGCTTGTTCCAAGTTTTAACTGGTGCAACAACAATAACTTTTCTGAAGGAGGGTGGGCAATCATTCAATTATAGACCATATACTTTGGTGTTGCACTGAATTTCTGATACCCCTTGATCACTTTATTCACGGCATCTAGAAAATCCTTCTCAGTAACTGTCTTCCTCCTTGCTCGAATGGCATACATTCCAGCCTCTGTACACACACTTCTGATGTCCGCCCCTGAATGAGAAAAGATCTGATTGTCAATCCTCTAAATTATTTCaacaataacaaataaaaaagaagaaatgttCCAAAAACACGTAGTAGCACAGCAATCTCGAGGAACCATTGGATAGTGGGTTATTtctccaaatatatttgcttacatcatcattacaatttccaatacagctttttatctttccaattaccttTCTATCTCACaaacatcacatcacaaaaagtgctatagtaaaaatatctcaaataacccactatccaaacacatttATTTTTCTAGATAGAAATGGAGGCAGAGGTTAAGTTTCAATTAAAACTGGTACAAAAGGATAAGAAATTACGTTCAAATATGAGACACTGAAATCACTACTAAATCAACATATGTTATTCCCAATACAACAATTACCATATTCTCTCTGCTCGAGACACAGACAGACAGACAGACATCATACTGCCAACAATCAAACAATCCCACTCAATTAAATAGTTGCCCATTATAGAGAACTAATAAAGACACGTAATAAATTTTACCAGTAGAATTCGGGCAGAGGCGAGCCAGAAGTTCAAACCGGATATCCCTTTCACAATTCATAGTGCGCGTATGTATCTTGAATATCTGTGTCCTACTCTCCAAATCTGGCAAACCAAACTCAACTTTGCGATCTAACCGTCCAGGTCGCAGCAATGCTGGATCCAATGTATCGGGTCTGTCCATTAAAAAGTGTAAAGTTTACTAGTCAACCACAGATATGAAAACCCTGAGTAATTTCCATCAAGTACACAGGACCACAAATTAACTAAACCTCATGCTCtaagagaaagaacaaagaAGGGGGGCAGGGGGTTGAAGTGGAAACAGCAAGGCAGCTCAAAAGGAATTGAAACAGAACACAAATACAAGCATTTGATACGGTGCATGaccaacaaaatttttttagatCAGTTACACAGCCATACAGCTAATGCATGCAAAACGTCTCAGCTAGTAGAGACAGAATGTCTTAACCTGTTAGTTGCCATCAGAACCTTAATGTTTCCACGAGCATCAAATCCATCAAGTTGATTCACAATTTCAAGCATAGTACGCTGAACCTCATTATCCCCACCAACGCCATCATCAAACCTTGCACCCCCAATAGCATCTACTTCATCGAAAAAGACAATGCAAGCTTTTTTAGAGCGTGCCATCTGCAAGACCAAATACGTTAGTCAGAGATGGAGGTTAATGCATGGGAAAAGAAAGCTAACAATTCAACAGGACATAAGTTTCAAATACCTGAAATAGTTCACGAACCATCCGAGCTCCCTCACCAACATATTTCTGGACAAGTTCACTTCCAATAACACGAATAAAACATGCATCAGTTCGATTAGCTACGGCCCTAGCTAAAAGTGTTTTACCAGTGCCAGGGGGACCATAGCAGAGGACACCCTTGGGAGGGTCAATCCCAAGTTTAACAAATTTCTCAGGGTGAAGCATCGGCAGCTCAACAACCTAAAACAGAATGAAAAAAATTCAGTTAGTACAGATGCATACAAGCATAATCTCAAAGAACAATTGGAATATCATAGACATGGGCCAAGCTCTAGATCATTGATCATTGATTAAAGGAGCTAAGAAGGGACAAATGAAGGCAATGCAAACATTTGAACAATAAAAATGTCAATGCAAGGGAAATATTGTGAAATGAATATATGAATATATCATCATTACCTCTCGCATTTTTTCAATCTGTTCCTTACATCCACCAACATCATTATATGTAACATCTGGCTTTTCCTCAACCGTCATCATGGTAACGCTTGGGTCAATTTTTGGAGGCAAGGGAATCTGAATTTGGTATTTATTCCGATCAACACTGCCAGACCAAAAAACTAGTTCATAACACAAAATCACAGTAATCTGGATAACATAGAATATGGGGTTCAAGTTTTTCTCATGCTATAAAAATAGCATCCAGCTGAATAAACATCAGCTCAGAAAGTTATTGATCCAAAGAGAGAAGGCCTACCCGACTCGCATGCCTTCTTCTATGTCTGTTGGAGAAACCTTGTCACCTAATCCAACGACAAACTGCAGACATAAATGAACAAATTTAGACccaaaaaccccaaaaaaaaaaaccatcatgCAAAAACTGAAACACGAGTAATTATGTCTCCTCTTTAAGAATAAATACACTACACGATTCATGCTTAATTCTTTTGTGCATGCAATCAGTTTCTGAAGCATAATTCGATTGCATAGTTGATTGCTATGAGAAGCTTAATCCTTTCAAAAGATAGACTAGAGTAGAAGAAGCAAAGATCAAAATCCCATAAGATTACAGAACTTGACAAAATGGATGGTATACCTTTGCAATTTGCTTGACGTTTATAACATACTTTGCATCTTCAGTATTCGGGTTAATTATCTTGGTACATCTCGCCACCTGCTCACATGCACAATTTGTGCATTAGaaataagaaaggaaaaagaaaaaccacgTTCTAGTGACTTCCCAAAACCACACCTGAAGAGGTTGCTCCTCCTGCATCATTTGCTTATCAGAAACCAGATCCCACTGGCTAGGTGCAGCTAATCCAGTATCAGATTCCTTGATACCTAATGAAAATTGAAGATCAGCAGTATAGTTCAGAACTTGTACTGACCACTTCCTTTTTtcacaaaaacaagaaatggGGAATCCTTCATCCATGACATCATTTTTCAGAAACTAAAATACAATTAGTAACTTTCGAGTTCATAAACTGGTCATTTTCTGTTTGTGCTATTATCTTAACAACTGTGCTCAGTAAAGTTCTAATAGCATTACCAATTCCTATAAACAGGTATTAGCAAGCGAATAAATCACCATTACTTAATGGCAATACTTAGGTACAATACCACTCCTAtctcttccccctccccctcccccccccccccccggccccaaaaaaaaagctttAAGGTATAAACGCTAACAAAACTTAAAGGTAAAAACTTGGAAAAGATTACTAtatggaaaataaataaataaaaacctaCTCTTTCAGAAAAACACATAGAGATCCACTAATTTAAATGCTCAAAAGCATATTTTCTGTGCACAAGCAGCTAACTTGCAAGAAAAAATGGAGACAGCAATCATACCACACAAATCATTGATTACTTTCGCCTTTTCCTTGATTTCCTTCTCAGCTTTCTTTATGCTTGTAGAATAAGGTCCCAATCCCTGCaggcaaaaattcaaaatgtcaattgaaaataaaaaaaaagaggctcTTATCCTCTCCGCATCCCATCTTAACTCCACAGGAAAATGTGAATCCGGAACTTCGTAGTAATCAAATCATCTCTAAGAAATAAACTTGGGCTTAAGAACAACAGGCCAATGAGTTCGTATTCCAGGTAAAGCAAGGAATACAAAATACGAAATATGCAGGTTTCTTTACTAGTAACGTCTGAATCTGATTATTTGCCCAATTTGAGTGCAAAGCAGGTAGTCTTGCAAGTGGCTGGTTCCTTAAAAATGATAAGTTGATGGCGTTGTTTCCAGCTGATTATGTACCAGGAGCAGGTTGGACACATTTCCTACAGAGAAGCTACCAGTTATAGTCTCGAGAACattcttttctccattttttctcAACTAAAACTGAAACCAAACGACTGAGCTGAGAAGAATTGAACTCTAAATCAGTGAGTCCACAAACAATAGAGGGCGCAACCAAGGTCAAAGTTGAGTTTTATAAAGCTTCCATTCGGTTAAAACTCTGCAAATCAACAGGGACGAAAAGGACGGAAACATTTTAGTTAGCATAAATTCCATATCCTAAAATTGAGAGAAGAACAAAAACCCAAGTCAGAAGTTACAGTCTTTAGCTGGATATAAATATCCTTTTCCCAAAATTCCGAATTAATTACTCATTGCGATCTGTATACGAGCGGAGAGGTAGACAGCACATCAGAACCCAAAGATACTCAAAATTACGGACTGAAATCCAAAGAAAATAGATCCagaataaagtaaaaataaCGAATGGACTGAAGATTTAGGGTTtggagagagaggggggggggagcATACATAAGTTTTGAGAAGAGCGATATCGTCTTCGTCGAGAGGTCTAGGGTTCTTCTCGTCCTTGATCTCATCTTCAATGTCCTGCGACGCTGCCGGTGCCATTCCGATcgattctttcttctttcttctgctttttattattattatatatctatatatatttcTTTAGCGCACAAATATTCGATTGCTCCTGCAATATTTTCTTGTGCAACAATCCAAACCCGGGTGACTTTCTATGCGCTCCTCAAATCAGCCTTCAGCTGGTGAATTTAAGTAGACAGGATGGAGTGGCATCTCAGCGTGGGCCTCACCTCATTACATTTGTGTGTTTGGATTAGTGAACTAACAATGTATGGGCTCAAATTGGATGCAAGTTAGAAGACCTGGGCCAGCAGCCCAATTGTTTTAAGGCCACTGCTGTCATGAATATGGCATTCCACGGTAAAAACACAGGGACCATggtattttcttaaaaaaaaaaatttatatacatatataatgaTCAGAACTCAGAAGTCCCCAAAGGGACCATGGTAAATAGTCGAGTTTTACGAAGTTACAATTGGCTCATTGCTGTGAAATTAAATGGGGGTAAAAATGACATCACAttttaatgtaaaaaaaaaaaattttttggctgcatttttttctttttatttttttatttttttcaaagcaAGACTTCAAACTTGACAAGAGATGGAGAAAGGAGAACATCATAGTGTCGTAATCACCAACTACTAGTTAGTATCTTTACCAATTGAGTTTGGGTACACGTAATCATACATTGAGTTAGATGTTGAGAATTTGTATAGCGTATAAAGGAGGGGAGCAGAGGTAAAAGACGCTGTCCCACATGAGAGAAATCATATAGTAACTAAAATCCCTTGAAGGCAATTGTTGTATGCCAGAGAATCATTATATATATTACAACTTTATTTAAATGTATACGTAGCCTTCTTGGAACCGAAAAGAGTACACATTCATGATTCAACCAAGCACATGAAAAAAAGTTACTAGCTACTGCTTACTGAAAGAAGAACATCATATGAAACCTTAGCACCAAAATTCGCAGCCAGCCGCCCggcctgctgctgctgctgctgctgcagcATCTCCTTTTTCACTCACTATCAAAGCCTAAAATTAGACAATACCATATCattcaaacaaaccaaaaaaaaaaagcttttagCAAACGGAaccgtatatatatatatatatatatatatatatatatatatatatatatatatatatatatatatatagtagcaTATGCCTGTCCAGTTCTCAGCATCCAGCAATTCAGTGCTTCCAGACGTTTTAGTGATAAGCAAGCTGAGAAAATTTGACCCATtttctattttgaaaaatcaattcAGCTTGGCAAAATTAACGGCAGTGAATCTATAATTTGCTTTTTGAACTGATATGTAACTAACACTAAAAGAAAGGATGCAAAACTTGAACTACAATGAATTCCTGTACTTCAAAACATCATTTGTGTTTAATGAAAATCTCTGGCATATTTCTGATACAGTAGACTCGTTGGCACTTTCTGCATCTTTGCCTTGAAGAAGCTTGTGAAGCTCATCAGAAGGTTGCAATACCTAATAGTGATGTATATAACAAGATGCTCGAGTCAGTAGGCGGCAGGGATGTGAAATTCCATctttccaccaaaaaaaaaaaaggaaagaaaaaacgaAAACAACAAATGAGGACCcaattttttctcatttcttgAAACTGAATGCTGGCAAAAACATCTAACTCAGATAATCTTTAGAGCTATACATATATAATCAGAACCAAACATACCAAATTTATCCCAAAAGAGCACAATACTAGAATGGTCCAAAAAGTAATCAGAAGATCACGACAAATATTAACTAGTACCATGCCGCAACCATTTTGAGTCAATGTCTAAGAAGAAATCAGTTTGAAATCCTACCCAAGGAGAACCAAGAgaatcaaattttcctttttcagagTCCTGCAGTCCTTTGTTCTCCTTCTCAATCGAAGAATCTTGATTAGTGGAACCATCTGACACTAGCTGCAGAAGTTTCTCACTTCCCTGAAAGCATAAGCATAAACAGTTACAtcaattgatatatatatacaactttaaatgaaacattttgcaaaaaaacaTGTTAAATGGGAAGAGGAACTTGcaaaatacataaatataaatGTACGGCAGAAGACAGATAGGCCCGTAGACCATAAGTTGAACGCTGAGCCTCCTCAAAGGATTTGGTTGAGATTAGCTATTTTTAACTCCCAAGGATATACCTATGCCAGGGATTAATAGGGATACAGTGGATGCAGCTTACATATGATTATCACGTTTGTCAAACTAATGGCTGCAGAAGAACATTAAGACATTGTTGCTATGGCAACAAAAGGATGCATGTTTCTTCATCC
It includes:
- the LOC113739555 gene encoding 26S proteasome regulatory subunit 7 homolog A: MAPAASQDIEDEIKDEKNPRPLDEDDIALLKTYGLGPYSTSIKKAEKEIKEKAKVINDLCGIKESDTGLAAPSQWDLVSDKQMMQEEQPLQVARCTKIINPNTEDAKYVINVKQIAKFVVGLGDKVSPTDIEEGMRVGVDRNKYQIQIPLPPKIDPSVTMMTVEEKPDVTYNDVGGCKEQIEKMREVVELPMLHPEKFVKLGIDPPKGVLCYGPPGTGKTLLARAVANRTDACFIRVIGSELVQKYVGEGARMVRELFQMARSKKACIVFFDEVDAIGGARFDDGVGGDNEVQRTMLEIVNQLDGFDARGNIKVLMATNRPDTLDPALLRPGRLDRKVEFGLPDLESRTQIFKIHTRTMNCERDIRFELLARLCPNSTGADIRSVCTEAGMYAIRARRKTVTEKDFLDAVNKVIKGYQKFSATPKYMVYN